In one window of Streptomyces sp. NBC_01224 DNA:
- a CDS encoding L-rhamnose mutarotase codes for MRIALHTKVRADRIEEYEAAHREVPAELTTAIRAAGATSWTIWRSGTDLFHVIDCEDYAALLAELERLPVNVAWQARMDELLDVAHDYSSDGAEAGLPVAWEL; via the coding sequence ATGAGAATCGCCCTGCACACCAAGGTCCGCGCGGACCGCATCGAGGAGTACGAGGCCGCGCACCGCGAAGTCCCCGCGGAGCTGACCACCGCGATCCGGGCAGCGGGCGCCACGTCCTGGACGATCTGGCGCAGCGGCACCGATCTCTTCCACGTCATCGACTGCGAGGACTACGCCGCACTCCTCGCCGAACTGGAGAGACTCCCCGTCAACGTCGCCTGGCAGGCGAGGATGGACGAGCTCCTCGATGTCGCGCACGACTACTCGTCGGACGGCGCCGAAGCCGGTCTCCCGGTTGCCTGGGAGCTGTGA
- a CDS encoding Fpg/Nei family DNA glycosylase: protein MPELPEVEALRVFLDDHLVGREIDRVLPLTVSVLKTYDPPLTALHGTTVTAIARHGKFLDIAAGQLHLITHLARAGWLRWKDGFPAAPPRPGKGPLALRTVLTGGDGFDLTEAGTAKRLAVYLVHEPAEVPGIARLGPDPLDDSFDRDAFAALLAGERRRIKGALRDQSLIAGIGNAYSDEILHAAKMSPYLLTANLTDDQISRLHTALRTTLRDAVARSSGLRAGELKAEKKSGMRVHGRTGEACPVCGDTIREVSFSDSSLQYCPTCQTGGKPLADRRLSRLLK from the coding sequence ATGCCCGAACTGCCGGAAGTCGAAGCCCTGCGGGTCTTCCTCGACGACCACCTCGTCGGCAGGGAGATCGACCGCGTCCTGCCACTGACCGTCAGTGTCCTCAAGACGTACGACCCGCCCCTCACCGCGCTGCACGGCACCACGGTCACGGCCATCGCCCGGCACGGCAAGTTCCTGGACATCGCCGCCGGGCAGCTCCACCTGATCACCCACCTCGCCCGGGCCGGCTGGCTGCGCTGGAAGGACGGTTTCCCCGCGGCGCCGCCGCGCCCCGGCAAGGGACCCCTGGCGTTGCGCACCGTACTCACCGGCGGCGACGGCTTCGACCTCACCGAGGCGGGCACCGCCAAACGCCTCGCCGTATACCTGGTGCACGAACCGGCCGAGGTGCCCGGCATCGCCCGACTCGGCCCCGACCCCCTCGACGATTCCTTCGACCGGGACGCGTTCGCCGCGCTGCTCGCCGGGGAACGCCGCCGGATCAAGGGCGCCCTGCGCGACCAGTCCCTGATCGCGGGCATCGGCAACGCCTACAGCGACGAGATCCTGCACGCGGCGAAGATGTCGCCGTATCTGCTCACCGCGAACCTCACCGACGACCAGATCAGCCGGCTGCACACCGCGCTGCGCACCACACTCCGCGACGCGGTCGCCCGTTCCAGCGGACTGCGGGCCGGAGAGCTCAAGGCCGAGAAGAAGAGCGGGATGCGCGTCCATGGACGCACCGGCGAGGCGTGCCCCGTCTGCGGCGACACCATCCGCGAGGTGTCGTTCAGCGACTCCTCGCTCCAGTACTGCCCCACCTGCCAGACCGGCGGCAAACCGCTGGCCGACCGCCGCCTGTCCCGACTGCTCAAGTAG
- a CDS encoding aldo/keto reductase, with protein MRRNRLGSSAVEITELSFGAAAIGNLFAAVDPAQAAAAVDAAWDEGVRYFDTAPHYGLGLSERRLGEALRARPRDSYVLSTKVGRVLDPLPADTGTACEHMSDGLSEGFAVRATHRRRWDFSAEGVRRSIEDSLERLGLDRLDIAYLHDPDDHAEAAFHEAYPELEKLRAQGVIGAIGAGMNQTAMLTRFVRDTDADVVLCAGRYTLLDQSALTELLPEAAARGRSVVVGGVFNSGLLADPRPGATYDYTAAPLALLDRALRIKAVTEGHGVPLRAAALHYPLAHPAVAGVLVGTRSPDEVRDAAALLRREIPDALWEDLRAEGLLTEDGH; from the coding sequence ATGCGGCGCAACAGGCTGGGAAGCAGCGCGGTCGAGATCACCGAGCTGTCCTTCGGAGCGGCTGCCATCGGCAATCTCTTCGCCGCCGTCGACCCCGCGCAGGCGGCGGCCGCCGTCGACGCCGCATGGGACGAGGGCGTCCGCTACTTCGACACCGCGCCGCACTACGGACTCGGCCTCTCCGAACGACGGCTCGGCGAGGCCCTGCGCGCCAGACCCCGCGACTCGTATGTGCTGTCCACCAAGGTGGGACGGGTGCTCGACCCGCTGCCCGCCGACACCGGTACGGCCTGCGAGCACATGTCCGACGGTCTCTCCGAGGGCTTCGCCGTACGGGCCACGCACCGCCGCCGGTGGGACTTCAGCGCCGAAGGCGTACGCCGCAGCATCGAGGACAGCCTGGAACGGCTCGGCCTCGACCGCCTCGACATCGCGTACCTGCACGACCCGGACGACCACGCGGAGGCGGCGTTCCACGAGGCATACCCCGAACTGGAGAAGCTGCGTGCACAGGGTGTCATCGGCGCGATAGGCGCGGGCATGAACCAGACCGCGATGCTCACCCGCTTCGTGCGCGACACCGATGCCGACGTCGTGCTCTGCGCGGGCCGATACACCCTCCTCGACCAGTCCGCCCTGACCGAACTGCTGCCCGAGGCGGCCGCCCGCGGCCGCAGCGTCGTCGTCGGCGGGGTCTTCAACTCCGGGCTGCTCGCCGACCCGCGCCCCGGTGCCACATACGACTACACGGCCGCGCCCCTGGCACTCCTGGACCGGGCGCTGCGCATCAAGGCCGTAACCGAGGGCCACGGCGTCCCGCTGCGGGCCGCGGCCCTCCACTACCCGCTCGCGCACCCGGCCGTCGCCGGAGTGCTCGTCGGCACCCGCTCCCCGGACGAGGTGCGCGACGCCGCCGCCCTGCTCCGCCGCGAGATCCCGGACGCCCTCTGGGAAGACCTGCGCGCCGAGGGCCTGCTGACCGAGGACGGACACTGA
- a CDS encoding amidohydrolase family protein: MTGQQRIVDAHHHVWDLSVRDQDWITGDALAPLRRTFTLADLEPEARAVGVCATVLVQTVTVPDETPEFLALAHDNDLVAGVVGWCDLTAPDVADTLAALRELPGGDRLVGIRHQVQGEPDPQWLLRPDVRRGLRAVADAGLVYDLVVQAHQLPATIEAAALLPGLTFVLDHAGKPPVATGELHPWADDLRALAARPNTVCKLSGLVTEADVHSWTVSDLRPYADTVLDAFGPDRLMFGSDWPVCRLAATYREVVDTARTLTDALTEDERHRVLAATAERVYGL; this comes from the coding sequence ATGACCGGTCAGCAACGGATCGTCGACGCCCACCACCACGTGTGGGACCTGTCGGTGCGCGACCAGGACTGGATCACCGGCGACGCACTCGCCCCGCTCCGGCGTACGTTCACCCTCGCCGACCTGGAGCCCGAGGCGCGCGCCGTCGGGGTGTGTGCCACCGTCCTCGTCCAGACCGTCACCGTCCCGGACGAGACGCCCGAGTTCCTGGCCCTCGCCCACGACAACGACCTCGTCGCGGGCGTCGTCGGCTGGTGCGACCTCACGGCGCCGGACGTCGCCGACACCCTTGCCGCGCTGCGTGAACTCCCGGGCGGCGACCGGCTCGTCGGTATCCGCCACCAGGTCCAGGGTGAACCCGATCCCCAGTGGCTGCTGCGCCCCGACGTCCGGCGCGGACTGCGAGCCGTCGCCGACGCAGGGCTCGTCTACGACCTCGTCGTCCAGGCCCACCAGTTGCCCGCCACCATCGAGGCCGCCGCCCTGCTGCCCGGGCTGACCTTCGTACTCGACCATGCCGGCAAGCCGCCCGTCGCCACCGGCGAACTGCACCCCTGGGCCGACGACCTCCGAGCCCTGGCCGCCCGCCCCAACACCGTGTGCAAACTCTCCGGCCTGGTCACCGAGGCCGATGTGCACTCCTGGACCGTGAGTGATCTGCGCCCCTATGCCGACACCGTCCTCGACGCCTTCGGGCCCGACCGGCTGATGTTCGGCTCGGACTGGCCGGTGTGCCGGCTCGCCGCCACGTACCGGGAGGTCGTCGACACGGCACGCACCCTGACAGACGCCCTCACCGAGGACGAGCGGCACCGCGTCCTCGCCGCCACGGCCGAGCGCGTGTACGGCCTCTGA
- a CDS encoding SpoIIE family protein phosphatase — MDDRVAGALSLPDDWPAHPDLSLALNRMGSFDWDLDSGLMHMDRPALDVFDLRAEEYDDRPESLAPRVPPDEGVRLDAMVAQALKGGQRNYGAYFRILRRDGTLRWTHTQGFIQRDETGRPHRIIGIVRDATQELADSTARRELDMERQRRTSLVEGTTAALAHARTVRDVIDVLKNSQGLAHLGATSLVVGLIEAGRIHLVADGPDGSFVPGTRYTRTDEPYPMSEVVTTLSPRFIESATDFATSYPILWPHISHLGITSAAYLPLIAQARPIGALGLLYSEKDGFTGDERNLLVALGSSIAQSLQRAMLYEQEHDLAEGLQQAMLPRRIPDVPGAQVAVRYRSARLGRDIGGDWYDVIPLPGGRVGAVIGDVQGHDTHAAAVMGQLRIVLRAYAAEGHSPATVMARASVFLHELDTDRFATCSYAEADLTTGVVQLVRAGHVDPLVRDTDGSCRRLPVEGGLPLGLSAEFGRLEYPVSTVELDPGQTLVLFTDGLVELPGADLDEGMQLLASMVRNGPQGLQRLADQLCEEVDERGGEDDVAVLLLRRQAAHAPRPGGRLQQHVAQGDPEALSSARHMIRAAVRAWGARARADEVELAADELVTNALMHTDGGAIVTIRVLTGPERRLRVDVEDRSSALPRRRDAGQAGVSGRGLMLVDRLADLWGVESRGSGKCVWCEFVIPERE, encoded by the coding sequence ATGGATGATCGGGTAGCGGGTGCCCTGTCACTCCCGGACGATTGGCCCGCCCACCCGGATCTCAGCCTCGCCCTGAACCGTATGGGCAGTTTCGACTGGGACCTCGACAGTGGCCTCATGCACATGGACCGGCCCGCACTCGATGTGTTCGACCTGCGGGCCGAGGAATACGACGACCGGCCGGAGTCGCTCGCGCCGCGGGTGCCGCCGGACGAGGGTGTCCGGCTCGACGCGATGGTCGCGCAGGCCCTCAAGGGCGGGCAGAGAAATTACGGCGCGTATTTCAGGATCCTGAGGCGTGACGGCACTCTGCGCTGGACCCATACCCAGGGCTTCATCCAGCGCGACGAGACCGGCCGCCCCCATCGCATCATCGGCATCGTCCGGGACGCCACCCAGGAGCTGGCCGACTCCACCGCCCGCCGCGAACTGGACATGGAGCGGCAGCGCCGCACCAGCCTGGTGGAGGGCACCACGGCCGCGCTGGCCCACGCCCGGACGGTCCGGGACGTCATCGACGTGCTGAAGAACTCGCAGGGCCTGGCGCATCTCGGTGCGACCAGCCTGGTCGTGGGCCTGATCGAGGCGGGACGCATCCATCTGGTGGCGGACGGCCCGGACGGCTCCTTCGTACCCGGTACCCGTTACACCCGGACGGACGAGCCGTACCCGATGAGCGAAGTGGTGACTACGCTCTCGCCCCGGTTCATCGAGTCCGCCACGGATTTCGCCACCTCGTACCCGATTCTGTGGCCCCACATCAGCCACCTCGGCATCACGTCCGCCGCCTATCTGCCGCTGATCGCCCAGGCCCGGCCCATCGGCGCACTCGGACTGCTCTACAGCGAGAAGGACGGCTTCACCGGCGACGAACGCAACCTGCTCGTCGCTCTCGGCAGCTCCATCGCCCAGAGTCTGCAGCGGGCCATGCTGTACGAGCAGGAGCACGATCTCGCCGAGGGCCTGCAGCAGGCCATGCTGCCGCGCCGGATCCCGGACGTGCCGGGCGCGCAGGTCGCCGTTCGGTATCGGTCGGCCCGGCTGGGCCGGGACATCGGGGGCGACTGGTACGACGTCATCCCGCTGCCCGGCGGCCGGGTCGGGGCCGTTATCGGGGACGTGCAGGGCCACGACACGCATGCCGCGGCTGTCATGGGGCAGCTGCGCATCGTGCTGCGCGCCTACGCGGCGGAAGGGCACAGCCCCGCCACTGTGATGGCCCGGGCCTCGGTGTTCCTTCATGAGCTGGACACCGACCGCTTCGCGACCTGCTCCTACGCCGAGGCCGACCTGACAACGGGAGTGGTGCAGCTGGTCCGGGCCGGTCATGTCGATCCGCTGGTGCGCGACACCGACGGCAGCTGCCGCAGGCTGCCCGTGGAGGGCGGGCTGCCGCTGGGGCTGTCGGCCGAGTTCGGGCGGCTCGAATACCCGGTCAGCACGGTCGAGCTGGACCCCGGTCAGACGCTGGTGCTGTTCACCGACGGTCTGGTGGAGCTGCCCGGAGCCGATCTCGACGAGGGCATGCAGCTGCTGGCGTCCATGGTGCGCAACGGTCCGCAGGGCCTCCAGCGGCTGGCCGACCAGCTCTGCGAAGAGGTCGACGAGCGTGGCGGCGAGGACGATGTGGCGGTCCTGCTGCTGCGCCGGCAGGCCGCTCACGCACCCCGGCCGGGCGGCCGGCTCCAGCAGCATGTCGCACAGGGCGACCCGGAGGCGCTGAGCTCCGCGCGGCACATGATCCGTGCCGCGGTGCGGGCCTGGGGTGCCAGGGCGCGGGCCGACGAGGTCGAGCTGGCCGCCGACGAGCTGGTCACCAACGCGCTGATGCACACCGACGGCGGGGCGATCGTCACGATCCGGGTGCTCACCGGGCCCGAGCGGCGGCTGCGGGTCGACGTCGAGGACCGTTCCAGCGCGCTGCCCCGGCGCCGGGACGCGGGGCAGGCCGGGGTGTCCGGGCGAGGGCTGATGCTGGTGGACCGGCTGGCGGACCTGTGGGGTGTGGAGTCGCGGGGCAGCGGCAAGTGCGTGTGGTGCGAATTCGTCATTCCGGAACGCGAATGA
- a CDS encoding LytR/AlgR family response regulator transcription factor — translation MLRVLAVDDEEPALEELLYLLRADPRIRSAEGATGATEALRRIGSAVEAGPDDPSAIDVVFLDIHMAGLTGLDVAQLLAGFAAPPLIVFVTAHEGFAVHAFDLKAVDYVLKPVRRERLAEAVRRVAEQVGDRSAPALDTANDQIPVELGGVIRFIPIGDIAYAEAQGDYARLHTDNGSHLVRVPLTTLEERWRSRGFVRIHRRHLVALGRIDELRLDAGSMSVRIGTAELAVSRRHARALRDLLMRQTGR, via the coding sequence ATGCTGCGCGTACTCGCCGTCGACGACGAAGAACCCGCCCTGGAGGAACTCCTCTACCTCCTGCGCGCCGATCCCCGCATCCGCAGCGCCGAGGGCGCCACCGGAGCCACCGAGGCGCTGCGCCGCATCGGCAGCGCCGTCGAGGCGGGCCCCGACGACCCGTCCGCCATCGACGTCGTCTTCCTCGACATCCACATGGCGGGCCTCACCGGTCTCGACGTCGCCCAGCTGCTGGCCGGATTCGCCGCGCCCCCGCTCATCGTCTTCGTCACCGCACACGAGGGCTTCGCCGTCCATGCCTTCGACCTGAAAGCCGTCGACTACGTCCTCAAGCCGGTACGCCGCGAACGCCTCGCCGAAGCGGTACGACGCGTGGCCGAACAGGTCGGCGACCGCTCCGCACCCGCACTCGACACCGCGAACGACCAGATACCGGTGGAGCTCGGCGGAGTGATCCGGTTCATCCCGATCGGCGACATCGCCTACGCCGAGGCCCAGGGCGACTACGCCCGGCTGCACACCGACAACGGCAGCCACCTCGTCCGCGTCCCCCTCACCACCCTGGAGGAACGCTGGCGCTCGCGCGGCTTCGTACGCATCCACCGCCGCCATCTCGTCGCGCTGGGGCGGATCGACGAACTCCGACTCGACGCGGGCAGCATGAGTGTGCGCATCGGCACTGCGGAGCTCGCCGTGAGCCGTCGCCACGCCCGCGCGCTGCGCGATCTGCTGATGCGCCAGACCGGCC
- a CDS encoding wax ester/triacylglycerol synthase family O-acyltransferase, whose amino-acid sequence MGTELLAPLDLAFWHLESDAHPMHLGALAVFSPPPDPAHSVGPEAVLELLGIRAAAIPRLRMRVRDVLLPVGGAAWFVDKDFDVHRHIERVQLTEAESRGEDGGFMAGATRLAGELMERPLERGLPPWQMYVIGGAAGGPFAVLVKLHHALADGMRAVAIGAGIFDEIASAAGRAHSGMSARRARTVPPRSWMPGPRQVAGLALGRIEDLGRAFGVGASMVRASRLDLRGAPALTASSSGTRRLVTADLDLDAVQRIRRAAGGTTNDVLLAVVAGALRRWMLERGEPLPAEDPRALVPVSRRRPGQAAASGNKLSAYLLGLPVSEPDPWKRLRTVRTAMDRNKAAGPFRGAGAVAVLADQLPSLAHRFGAPIAGNAARMLFDVLVTSVPLPRSALSLGGCPLRAVYPMAPLARGQSLAIALSTYGGRVQVGLVADGKALPDLERLAGCADDEVAQLLALLPAR is encoded by the coding sequence TTGGGCACTGAGCTACTGGCACCTCTCGATCTGGCCTTCTGGCACCTCGAATCCGATGCCCACCCCATGCACCTCGGCGCGCTCGCCGTCTTCTCCCCTCCGCCCGACCCGGCGCACAGCGTCGGCCCGGAGGCCGTGCTGGAGCTGCTGGGCATCCGTGCCGCCGCGATTCCCCGGCTGCGGATGCGGGTCAGGGACGTACTGCTGCCGGTCGGCGGTGCGGCCTGGTTCGTGGACAAGGACTTCGATGTGCACCGGCACATCGAGCGGGTGCAACTGACCGAGGCTGAGTCGCGGGGTGAGGACGGCGGATTCATGGCGGGCGCCACCCGGCTCGCGGGTGAACTGATGGAGCGGCCCCTCGAACGGGGTCTGCCGCCCTGGCAGATGTATGTGATCGGCGGCGCCGCGGGCGGCCCCTTCGCGGTGCTCGTCAAGCTCCACCATGCGCTCGCCGACGGAATGCGCGCAGTCGCCATCGGAGCCGGGATCTTCGACGAGATCGCCTCCGCCGCCGGACGTGCCCACAGCGGCATGTCCGCCCGCCGGGCGCGCACGGTTCCGCCCCGCTCCTGGATGCCGGGCCCGCGCCAGGTCGCCGGCCTCGCGCTGGGCCGGATCGAGGATCTCGGACGGGCGTTCGGGGTTGGTGCCTCCATGGTGCGGGCCAGTCGCCTCGACCTGCGCGGCGCGCCCGCACTCACCGCGAGCTCCAGCGGCACCCGGCGGCTGGTCACCGCGGACCTGGACCTCGACGCCGTCCAGCGCATCCGGCGGGCCGCCGGAGGCACGACCAACGATGTCCTGCTCGCAGTCGTCGCGGGGGCGTTGCGCCGCTGGATGCTGGAGCGCGGCGAACCGCTGCCCGCCGAGGACCCGCGCGCCCTGGTGCCGGTCTCCCGCCGCAGACCGGGCCAGGCCGCCGCGAGCGGGAACAAGCTCTCCGCCTATCTGCTCGGGCTGCCCGTCTCCGAGCCCGACCCGTGGAAGCGGCTCCGTACCGTCCGCACGGCCATGGACCGCAACAAGGCTGCGGGACCCTTCCGCGGCGCCGGCGCGGTGGCCGTACTCGCCGATCAACTGCCCTCGCTGGCCCACCGCTTCGGCGCACCGATCGCCGGGAACGCGGCCAGGATGCTCTTCGACGTCCTGGTCACCAGCGTGCCCCTGCCGCGTTCGGCGCTCTCGCTCGGCGGTTGCCCGCTGCGCGCCGTCTACCCCATGGCGCCGCTGGCCCGCGGCCAGTCCCTGGCCATCGCCCTGTCCACATACGGCGGCCGGGTGCAGGTCGGGCTGGTGGCCGACGGCAAGGCGCTGCCCGATCTGGAGCGGCTGGCGGGCTGCGCCGACGACGAGGTGGCGCAGCTGCTCGCCCTGCTGCCCGCTCGATGA